One Archocentrus centrarchus isolate MPI-CPG fArcCen1 chromosome 10, fArcCen1, whole genome shotgun sequence genomic region harbors:
- the guf1 gene encoding translation factor Guf1, mitochondrial, with translation MSFSLVTRCCEAALCRRVLQFKMFRRKSQNSNVTYTVFRHRWMKALPALSSSFRGLSTQPDKDPVDLSKFPVDRIRNFCIIAHIDHGKSTLADRLLEMTGAIAKTEKNKQVLDKLQVERERGITVKAQTASLFYNHEGQQYLLNLIDTPGHVDFSYEVSRSISACQGVLLIVDANQGIQAQTVANFYLAFEAQLSIIPVINKIDLKNADPERVESQIEKVFDIPREECVRISAKLGTNVDKVLQAVVNRIPPPMASADDPFKALVFDSNFDHYRGVVANIAVFGGRVRKGDKIVSAHLGKTYEVNELGLLRPDEHPTQKLFAGQVGYIIAGMKDVKEAQIGDTLYLQEQPVEALPGFKPAKAMVFAGMYPMDQSEYPGLRSAIERLTLNDSSVTVQRDSSLALGAGWRLGFLGLLHMEVFNQRLEQEYNASVIVTAPTVPYKAVLSSAKLIKEHGSEEITIVNPAQFPDRSVVSEYLEPMVLGTILAPDVYTGKIMSLCLNRRAVQKNMVYIDDQRVMMKYLFPLNEIVVDFYDLLKSLSSGYASFDYENASYQAADLIKMDLLLNGQPVEELTTIVHRERAYSTGKAMCERLKDSIPRQMFEIAVQAAIGSKVIARETIKAYRKNVLAKCYGGDITRKMKLLKKQAEGKKKMRRIGNVEVPKDAFISVLKRKEK, from the exons ATGTCCTTTTCTCTGGTGACACGGTGCTGTGAGGCAGCCCTGTGCAGACGTGTGCTGCAGTTTAAAATGTTCAGAAGGAAGAGTCAAAACTCTAATGTGACCTACACAGTGTTCAGACACCGCTGGATGAAAGCACTGCCTGCGCTGTCCAGCAGCTTCCGGGGGCTGAGCACCCAGCCCGACAAG gATCCCGTTGACCTGTCCAAATTCCCTGTGGATAGAATCAGGAACTTCTGCATCATTGCTCATATTGATCACGGAAAAAGCACCTTGGCTGACAGACTGCTGGAAATGACTG GTGCTATAGCAAAGACTGAGAAGAACAAACAGGTGTTGGACAAGCTGCAGGtggagcgagagagagggatAACAGTGAAGGCCCAGACAGCATCTTTGTTTTACAACCACGAGGGGCAGCAGTACCTCCTGAACCTCATCGACACGCCG GGTCACGTTGACTTCAGCTATGAAGTGTCTCGCTCGATTTCTGCCTGCCAAGGAGTCCTGCTGATTGTTGATGCCAATCAG GGCATCCAAGCACAAACTGTGGCTAACTTCTACCTGGCATTCGAAGCTCAGCTGTCAATCATTCCTGTCATCAATAAG ATTGATTTGAAAAATGCGGATCCGGAGCGGGTGGAGTCACAGATTGAAAAGGTGTTTGATATTCCACGCGAAGAATGCGTCAGG ATTTCCGCTAAGCTCGGAACAAATGTGGACAAGGTGCTCCAAGCTGTTGTAAACAGGATTCCACC accCATGGCGAGCGCTGACGACCCATTTAAAGCCTTAGTGTTTGACTCCAATTTCGACCACTACAGAGGAGTGGTGGCCAACATTGCTGTGTTTGGAGGTCGGGTCAGAAAAGGGGACAAGATCGTGTCAGCACATCTTGGAAAAACCTACGAGGTCAACGAGCTCGGCCTTCTCCGGCCAGATGAGCACCCGACGCAGAAGCT CTTTGCAGGTCAAGTGGGTTACATAATAGCAGGGATGAAGGATGTGAAAGAGGCCCAGATTGGCGACACACTCTACCTCCAGGAGCAGCCAGTCGAAGCTCTCCCGGGGTTCAAACCTGCCAAAGCCATGGTCTTTGCTG GCATGTATCCAATGGACCAGTCAGAATACCCCGGCCTTCGCAGCGCCATTGAAAGGCTGACCCTGAATGACTCAAGTGTCACAGTGCAAAGAGACAGCAGTCTGGCCCTGGGGGCAGGCTGGAG ACTTGGCTTCCTGGGGCTCCTCCATATGGAGGTGTTCAATCAGAGGCTGGAGCAGGAGTACAACGCTTCTGTTATCGTGACTGCGCCCACTGTGCCCTACAAGGCTGTGCTCTCCTCAGCCAAACTCATCAAG GAACATGGCAGTGAGGAGATAACCATTGTGAATCCTGCTCAGTTCCCAGACAGGTCAGTCGTGTCCGAGTACTTGGAGCCCATGGTGCTGGGGACCATTCTTGCTCCAGACGTTTACACTGGCAAGATCATGAGTCTCTGTTTG AATCGCAGGGCGGTCCAGAAGAATATGGTGTACATAGATGACCAGCGTGTCATGATGAAATATCTTTTCCCTTTAAATGAAATCGTGGTGGATTTCTATGACCTCCTCAAATCACTCTCATCTGGATATGCCAG CTTTGATTATGAGAATGCCAGTTACCAGGCCGCTGATTTGATAAAGATGGATCTTCTGCTGAATGGGCAGCCAGTGGAAGAACTGACCACAATTGTACACAG GGAGCGTGCATACAGTACGGGGAAAGCCATGTGCGAGCGACTAAAGGACTCGATTCCAAGGCAGATGTTTGAGATTGCTGTACAGGCAGCTATTGGAAGTAAGGTCATTGCAAGAGAAAC AATAAAGGCGTATAGGAAAAATGTTCTTGCAAAATGT TACGGAGGTGACATTACACGGAAAATGAAGCTACTGAAGAAGCAGGCAGAAGGTAAAAAGAAGATGAGGCGCATCGGCAACGTGGAGGTTCCCAAAGACGCCTTTATTAGTGttctgaagaggaaagaaaaatag